CGTACTATATACTTCTAGTCTCATGCACATTCTCATAACCTTCCGTCTAAGGCTCTAAGCTCTCAAATACACTATAAATACCATACTCCTTCTACCTCATATCTTCACACAAACCACAACTTAACAAATTAAGAAACATACATTATTAACTCAAAATGAGGTTTACTTGTGTTTTCACAAAGCTACCAAGTTTATTCTTGGTAGTCATATGTCTAGTACTGGCTAGTAGTTCACTTGTTTTAGCAAATTTCTACGATGAGTTTGATATCACTTGGGGTGACGGCCGTGGTAAAATACTCAACGGCGACCTGTTAACCCTCTCCCTTGATAAAACGTCTGGCTCGGGATTTGAATCACGAAAAGAGTACATGTATGGTAAAATCGATATGCAACTCAAACTCGTTGCTGGTAACTCCGCTGGCACTGTCACCTCCTACTACGTGAGTTTTTACcacatggttttttttttttaacgtcaAAATTTTATTAAATCAAACGGACCCTAGTGAGCAACTATGAGGCCGGGAAACAAACAATTTACCACCtggtttattattttattattgttcATACATAATTAATTAGTTAGGATTCGTTTAAATAATATTCTAATTTGTTCCTAAACATGTCTTATATGTTATGGTATTGCAGTTATCCTCAAAAGGATCAAACTGGGATGAAATAGATTTCGAGTTCTTGGGTAACTTGAGTGGTGATCCGTACATATTACATACAAATGTGTTTAGCCAAGGCAAAGGCAATAGAGAGCAACAATTCTACTTGTGGTTCGACCCAACTTCCGATTTTCACACTTATTCCATTCTCTGGAACCCTAAACGCATAATGTAAGTGTTACGTAGTACTAACATACGATTacaataatttattttatttagaaTGACAAATCTACGATCTAACACACAACACGAGTATCTTCATCTAACACACAACACGAATATTCCTCAAAAAACATGTTCCTTTTGGAGGTTCCGAATCCACTTTTTGTAGTAGTGGTTTCGATTTATTCACTTATCTGAAACTTAGACTTATTCAGCTAGGGATTAAGGTTTGAACCCCCAACCTCTAGGTTAATGGGTCCTCTCATAGCACTACTACGCCAAAGGCCTTTTGGTACGATATGATAAATATTATTTGGGCAATTCAACAACCTATTACTAATGTTCTTTTTCAAATACGGATGGTCAGATTTTCGGTTGATGGAACGCCTATCAGAGAATTCAAGAATGCGGAATCGATTGGAGTACCATTTCCTAAAGATCAACCAATGAGGATACATTCGAGTTTATGGAACGCTGATGACTGGGCAACAAGAGGTGGTCTTGTGAAGACTGATTGGAGTAAAGCTCCTTTCACTGCTTCTTACCGAAACTTTAAGGCCGATGCTTGTGTTGTCACTTCTGGTAAATCGTCTTGCACTGGCTCCGCTAATTCTCCGGCATGGTTGTCTGAGGAGTTGGATAATACAAAGCAAGAGAGATTGAAATGGTCACAAAAGAATTATATGATCTATAATTACTGCTCTGATTCTAAACGATTTCCTCAAGGGTTTCCTCCTGAGTGCAAAACGGCATAAAGAGTGTTGAATTATACTACGTAGTTTATAAATATAACATATACAGTATTATTGTATTACTAGTATTTTTGTGTATTAAATTAAGCTTAACAAGTCAATTTACTAGCTAAATAAAatcatatatacttatataatcTCCTGTGTTAATTATACAACTAACACAACGACGAATGATCAGTTAGTAACATTGGCATCACCAGGGGACTTACGTTACAATTTTTCCTTTTGTTAAACGATAAAAGTAATGATATGATATTATACGATATGATATACAATTAATTAAACTCTACTTGGACTTTTATTTTAACTGAATATACGCGGTTTTGTTTTTACGGTATGTAGACGATAAATCtatggatcttaggtcgcttgaactCTAAACTAAAGGCGGAACACAATAGAATAGAGGTAAATCGAGATACGGGTCGCTTCGGGATCGAATTGGTCGAACCTAGTAcaaaacctagattagatcgacacctagACGATGTATTTCGGTGGTATTCGGTGTTAGGGTTTTCTGGAGACGAGAAACAACGATTTGGAACAAATGGGACGAGTAACCTCATCAAAAaagtctaaacccgtatatatactgcaagtcagacacactcggtcgagtgtgtctgtcagtcggtcgactgacttacacagtcggtcgagtgtgtacacacactcggtcgactgtgtgcagtttaacatattgattatttaataaactaagaacgcacaatcaccatagtaatcaatagtcactagtaaataacattattacataaccgaatgtactaaacgtaagaataaactacggctggggattcatgcaccaacaaactccccctaagacctagccgtagaACAGAAATAAAAATTCGATTATCAATCAGTAAACggatctgtcacccagttcttcaaATAGCAAAGTTTCACAACCCTGCAGTACTGTTCAGCCTGCACACGATTTTCTGGGCGAtacagcatccgattgtagtaaagggtaaacatatcttcctcacagcagtttcgcaaccaaactggatctagaacccttatacaatcattttcatctccaccatccttgtctaacacaataactgcttcctctgagcgttcatcataataccaccaacgaaaacgaggaCTGAAGTGATGCGGCATCTTTCTCAAAGGAACCTTCCGCACATACTTCACAGGTCGATATTTTACTATCTTCCTTCTAACCCCTGTTTTCTTGTTCGTTCGATAAGAAATCTTCGGAAACTGAGGACGAAAACCTATGAAATTAGGTGACTGATACGATTtccttatcttacgaaccaaaacATCAGGAATTCCACTGTAATCCTGATATAACATCTTAAGCCTGGCCACctgcataaactcaaaataaggtaacGTTTTGAATTCAAATGGAGATTTGATATAATCCACTCCATATTCTTTCTTGATCGCATACATATCGAATTCTTTAATATAGGCCCAGGCTATGATCTTTCCCTTAGCACGTAAACTCTCACAGTGCTCGATAAACTTCAAAAACTGCGGCTCTACTTCAGGTTTCATCACATACTTCCTAATCCGCATCTGaatcttccattcttcttccaaCACTTCAATCTTTTCTTTGTTGATCTTCACCAGCAAGAAACCTTCTGGTAACACACTTTCTTGTTCCTTCTGTTCCCTTTCTTTACATTTTCTGTTCAAAAGCTCATCATTCATCTCAAAATAATCAGCAAAAGTTAGAAGATCATCACCAACGCCTTCATAACGAGGATAAGGCTCAGTTGGCTCATCCTCAATAATAATCTCATCAAAACTGTTATCACTTTCATCAAAAACATCAGTATCACTCATTTCATCTTCAAAATTCTGAGCTCCTGATGTCGAAGCCTCAGTTGCAGCTTTTGATGTAGCGTCAGCAGATTCCTTACCTTCTCGCTCTAGACGCTCCATAAATTCCTGCTCAGTTTCGGTCagatccggagggatctccccttcttctaaatcagtgtaaacagttgtatgattaagacgatcctgcatagctaaaaattcAGAAACTGTTAAAACTTGAAGAGGAGTTACATACAGCGGGTTATCCTCCGTGTACCCTTTAGCAACTTCAACAGCTCTGTtctcttcttcctcaccaaaagtaCCAAATGGATCTGGTTCATCATCCTCTTCTTCAACCACAATCCTCTTCTCCCATTCGTTCAATCTATCCGTCAGATCTCGGTTTTGTGTCTGAAGAGATAAAATTTCTCCAGCCTGACTTTCCATATTTTTCTCCAGCTCACCAATCTTCAACCTCAATGCAAACATTTCAGATGTTGTCTTTTTCTTATCTTCATCAACTGCCTTTTGAAACTTAGCAAAATCCGCAGACAACTGAATCAATTTTCGGTTAACAATTCCTGTCATATCACCTGCAGTAGTCTCAGAACGTTGAGAAATTTGAACTTGCTGAGAAGATGTAGTTTGTTGTAGTTGAGTGGGTGCAGCTTGAGTAGATCCACCAGTAGCTGGACCAGTCTGAGCAACCTTCGGCTGGGACTTTGTTGTGGAAGACGAACTTCCATCTTTAACCAAAATCTTCAAACGTTTCTGTCTCCCTCTTGTTGACACCTTGGGAGCTTCAGCTAACTTTCGCTTCACTAAATCCATTTGACTATCATCAAGCGCTgttacatcatcttcatcaaccaatCGAGGACCAGTTGATTTTGGTGGAGGCTGATTCACCTCTTCTTCACCTGCAATAGTAATATCAGTCTCATCCCCTGAATTACTGTTTTCATGTCAGCAACTCAAGCCTTCTGGACACACGTAGTTCTCATTAATCAGATGACCAATCAGCCCTTTCTCCGGTACTTCCACTCGGCTCTGCAAAAACCTGTTGAAAGATTGATCATTTAAATGATTCTGCTTTAGTTCATCCTCAGGTATCTTTACCAACCCTTGAACCTGCTTCTCTAACATCATCTGAAGAAACCTCGGGAACACCAGATGAACTTTCCTCTTCACGTTTAGAACCATTGCATAGAGCTGTATTTCGCAGTCATCTCATCAAAACCTCCTTGCATCGTGCTCAAAAATCTAAGAAGAACGTATGTAAAGTATCGATACTGCCTTGGAAGTTTCGTACGTTTAACAGCTTTGGTTATGTCACTAGTATAACCACATCTCTTTAAACACCTTCTAACTTTCAGAATCGGAAAATCAGTTGGCATATTATCTCGTCCGGAAACCCTAAATCTTCCCTGATAGTCTGTGCAGAAATACGAACAATCGTGTTGTTGACAGAACTCAATATCACCTTCTTGTTATCTTCAGTAACAACTTGGGCAACCTCCCAGAATTTTCTCTGATGAGAATAATACGGAGTGCATTCAGCAGTAATAGCTTTAAAGATCCTGGAACGTTTCAAGAAAGCAATGATTGGACCAAAACCTCCTCTTTGGGCCTCTGAACCCTTTTCATTAACACACGCAAGTACGTTTGTATCTTCTCGACCAATCAGACTAGGTAACTCAGAAGATAATGGGATTCGTGGTTCACGTTCTTCATCAGACATCTGCTGTtgttcttgagacatagtgaaTAGCTGAAAAACACTCAAAACAACATAACGAATAAGCATTTACCTCCATGTATTATGGGGTATCTAATGAATTATATGAATCAATGAATTAACAAACATAACAAACACATTAAATAAATCACACAGTTACGTCATCCACAAGTTATTGTTTATTACACACCATAGTATAAGGGCTAACAAGCTAGCCTGATCAAATTACAAAACAACCATAAATAAACATAAGCACATGAAATCATAAGCATGAGAACTATCCTTCAATAACTTCCTCTGGAACCTGATTCCATTCATAATTCGTGTCCTCATCCAGATCAATCTCATCAaacaaatgatttaaaagaacTGCATAAGGAAATGGTTTTTCCTCATCATCCAAAGCATCTTTCATGACATTAACGACTATCTGCCCAAGATTCACCTTGATACGTTCCATAAGGCAGTACAATAGAACAGCCTCAGTACTAGATAGTATATCATCATGAGGATCTCTAAACACCACATTTCTTTTGATAATTCTCATGTTAAGCATCAAGTCATCCCTAACATCGCTCTCTCTGACCTCAATACTGTTAAAACCAATTACATATCCTGGCTTAGTGATGTGAGAAGCTACCCCACCGGCATCAAACTTGCTAGAAATCTTCCTAAGATCTTTACTAGAACAGTAAATCTTGGCTCCCCAGTAATTCAATAGAAGGTTATCTGCAAAGTCATCTATGGTCCACTTATAGTCAACACCAAAGAAATTAGCCTGAACATACTTCTTCTCTATGGTCACACTAGAATAGAACTCTTGGATTAGCTTAGGACAGTAATGATTCCCAATCTGAAGAAACGTCAAGCAATCTAAACCTTTCCACTGATCCTTCGTGAACTGGGATGCAACAACTTTGGTCTCTACAAGGATAGGCCTATGTTCGGCCAATGTTTTCCTACGTTCCAGATCATACTTCCATGTTCCACTTAACCTACTACTTGGACCTGACATTCTAAACGCAAAACTATGCAACATATTCAGTTTAAACATGATATCATAACAAAACAATCAAAAATAGCAAAAtcttaaaaattagggtttctatACACTCGGTTGAGTGTGAATACACACACGGTCATGTGTGTTTTGGAACGGTCGAATGTgtgaactcactcggtcgagtgtgttgcACACTCGGTCGATCGTGTTCATCAGATCTGAGACCTCCAATTTTTCAAATCAATCAAATCCGTTGATTTTGCTTCAAGATCTGGTCATAATAACATCTAAACAGGCCGACTAACAAGTTCATAGCATCAATTATAACAGATTAAGTCTTAACATCGTTCGATTTGAGTTTAGCACTTCGAATATAAAATCAAAGATTATGAACAAATTAAAATGAGTTAGAATACCTAGTTAGTGGCGCTGTGATCACAAGGAAAAGATGTAGGTAAAAAGCACGATCAAAAACTCCTTCCTTAGCTTCGAAAAATCTAGGTAAAATCCGCTCAAAAACACCAAAGTGTTCTGAGCCGTTTGAGACCTCAGCCTATTTatactcacagacacactcggtcgagtgtgtctctcaCTCGGCCGTTCGAGTATATATACTCGGTCGAGTGTGTTATGAACACAACACATTATTTAAAACTTGAT
The window above is part of the Rutidosis leptorrhynchoides isolate AG116_Rl617_1_P2 chromosome 1, CSIRO_AGI_Rlap_v1, whole genome shotgun sequence genome. Proteins encoded here:
- the LOC139885475 gene encoding probable xyloglucan endotransglucosylase/hydrolase protein 23, which produces MRFTCVFTKLPSLFLVVICLVLASSSLVLANFYDEFDITWGDGRGKILNGDLLTLSLDKTSGSGFESRKEYMYGKIDMQLKLVAGNSAGTVTSYYLSSKGSNWDEIDFEFLGNLSGDPYILHTNVFSQGKGNREQQFYLWFDPTSDFHTYSILWNPKRIIFSVDGTPIREFKNAESIGVPFPKDQPMRIHSSLWNADDWATRGGLVKTDWSKAPFTASYRNFKADACVVTSGKSSCTGSANSPAWLSEELDNTKQERLKWSQKNYMIYNYCSDSKRFPQGFPPECKTA